GGCGAAGAGTCTGTCGAGATGCACGCCGATTGCGCCTTGGAAGCCGTGCTCTCACCGCCGCGCTATTGCGGTGATTGCGGTCGGCGCATGAAGGTCCAAGTGACGCCTCTGCATTGGCGAGCCCGTTGCAGTGTGCACGGAGAAATCTCGGGATGACTGCTGTCGGTGTTTGCCCCGTTACGCATGGCCAAGTCGACTTCTTCGATCCGGCATTCATCGATTCCCCCGATGCTGTGCTCGCCGAGCTGCGCGAGACCTCCCCGGTCTTCTTCGACGAGATTACGGGCTGCTGGCTTGTCAGCCGACATGCTGATATTCGCTCGGTCCTGAGTCGGCCTGAAGTGTTCCGACCAGAGAACGCACTCACAGCTGTCACGACAATTGATCCATCAGCGCTTCGAATCCTGGCGCGGGTGGGATTCGAACTACCTGCCACTCTTGCCAACAACGGCGGCGCCAGTCATGCAGACTTACGCGCCTTGGTGCGCCAATTCTTCGCACCCGCCGCAATTGCAATAGCGCTGCCCATGATTCGAGAGCTCGCAGTCCAATCGGCTGCTCTGGTCAGACAGGATCTTGATGCCAGCGATGAAGCAGACCTCGTTGCACTGGTGACGCGTGACCTCCCAGCTCGCGTGCTGATCGGACTGCTGCATCTGGAAGACATCGACTTGCCAACCCTGAAGCGCTGGAGCACTGACTCACTTGAATTGTTCTGGGGAAACCCAGATGTCGAGCGCCAACGTGAACTTGTCGTTCAGGCCGCTGAGTTCTACTCCTGGCTTCGTGATCGCATCACCTCAGCAGATCCGTCTGGCCCGAGCCTGTTCTCAGTGCTGGCGGCGCACCGCACGTCGGACGGTCAGCCATTGCGTGTGCAGGAGTCAATCGGCATCTGCTACTTCTTGCTCGTTGCTGGTCAGGAAACCACAACACAATTTCTCTCCACTGTGCTGCGCAAGCTCATTGGACAGCCCGATCTCTGGCGTCGTTTGGCAAATGCGGGTGCCTACCCCGATGAATTGATCGCTTCGGAATGCGTGGAAGAGGTACTGCGACTGGAGACCCCCGTCGTGACCTGGCGGCGCATCACGACCCAGCCGGTGGTACTGGATGGGCAGTTGCTGCCCGCAAATGCCGAGGTTCTGCTGATGCTCGCGGGCAGCGGCTCTGACCCCGAAGTGTTCGAGGATCCCGAGCGATTCCTGCCTGGCCGCGATTCGGCGCGACAGCATTTGGCCTTCGGATTTGGGCGGCATTACTGCTTGGGTGCCACCTTGGCGCGAATGGAAGCGCAAGAAGTCCTGTTGATTCTGGCCCGTGAGCTGCCCGACATTCAACTGGTCGAAGCCCAGCCGCCGATGCTTGGACTGCTCTCCTTCAGGGCGCCCTTGCGGCTGTTGGTCAAGGCGTTGCAAGACTAAGCTGCAACATCTCGCACGTGCAGCAACTTTTCTATACCTTCGCTGCATCTGCTGGGTAGAATCCTGATTCATGTCGTATCTGCGCATTTCTGAAGTGGCCGGGCTACTGGGTGTCAGCGCCGACACAGTGCGCCGGTGGCTGGATTCGGGCCGG
This window of the Actinomycetota bacterium genome carries:
- a CDS encoding cytochrome P450; amino-acid sequence: MTAVGVCPVTHGQVDFFDPAFIDSPDAVLAELRETSPVFFDEITGCWLVSRHADIRSVLSRPEVFRPENALTAVTTIDPSALRILARVGFELPATLANNGGASHADLRALVRQFFAPAAIAIALPMIRELAVQSAALVRQDLDASDEADLVALVTRDLPARVLIGLLHLEDIDLPTLKRWSTDSLELFWGNPDVERQRELVVQAAEFYSWLRDRITSADPSGPSLFSVLAAHRTSDGQPLRVQESIGICYFLLVAGQETTTQFLSTVLRKLIGQPDLWRRLANAGAYPDELIASECVEEVLRLETPVVTWRRITTQPVVLDGQLLPANAEVLLMLAGSGSDPEVFEDPERFLPGRDSARQHLAFGFGRHYCLGATLARMEAQEVLLILARELPDIQLVEAQPPMLGLLSFRAPLRLLVKALQD